In Raphanus sativus cultivar WK10039 chromosome 5, ASM80110v3, whole genome shotgun sequence, the following proteins share a genomic window:
- the LOC108857391 gene encoding protein LIKE COV 1, producing MGDAKPGIVMANRDRELLIPVGEDDNDATPKPSSSSSSSHNAGQETFAKLIRSWTSKKFMTGCVILLPMAITFYITWWFIHFVDGFFSPIYAHLGINIFGLGFITSITFIFLVGVFMSSWLGTSVLNLGEWFIKRMPFVRHIYNASKQISTAISPDQNTQAFKEVAIIRHPRIGEYAIGFITSTLVLQTYSDEEELCCVYVPTNHLYIGDVFLVSTKDVIRPNLSVREGIEIVVSGGMSMPQVLSTLDMRLPSERSRSTRVERN from the exons ATGGGAGACGCGAAACCCGGGATCGTCATGGCTAACCGAGATCGGGAGCTTCTGATTCCTGTCGGCGAAGATGACAACGATGCCACACCTAAACcctcatcttcctcttcttcttctcacaacgCTGGTCAGGAG ACGTTTGCCAAGTTGATAAGAAGCTGGACATCAAAGAAGTTTATGACTGGATG TGTTATCTTGCTTCCAATGGCCATCACTTTCTATATCACCTGGTGGTTTATTCATTTCGTTGATGGCTTCTTCTCCCCTATTTATGCTCACCTCGGAATTAACATTTTTg GACTTGGGTTTATCACATCCATTACATTTATCTTCTTGGTTGGAGTGTTCATGTCCTCATGGTTGGGGACTTCGGTTCTTAATTTGGGAGAGTGGTTTATCAAGCGGATGCCATTTGTTCGCCACATCTACAACGCCTCCAAGCAAATCAGTACTGCCATTTCACCAG ATCAAAACACGCAGGCTTTCAAAGAAGTCGCCATCATAAGACATCCACGTATTGGTGAATACGCTATTGGGTTCATCACATCCACCCTTGTTCTCCAG ACTTACTCGGATGAAGAGGAACTTTGCTGTGTATATGTTCCGACAAATCACCTTTACATCGGGGATGTGTTCCTTGTAAGTACAAAGGATGTGATCAGACCAAATCTCTCAGTAAGGGAAGGCATAG AGATCGTAGTGTCAGGAGGAATGTCAATGCCGCAAGTTCTGTCAACACTTGATATGAGATTGCCTTCAGAAAGAAGTAGAAGTACTAGAGTTGAAAGAAACTGA